One Dunckerocampus dactyliophorus isolate RoL2022-P2 chromosome 18, RoL_Ddac_1.1, whole genome shotgun sequence genomic region harbors:
- the cdc42ep1b gene encoding cdc42 effector protein 1b, producing the protein MSLGKLPGIKGLVSGSQERRRFKSDLSVDMISPPLGDFRHTMHVGRGGDVFGDTSFLSNYGGVKEPGSPDSANSSKSTGFFTRTFRHIRKNSGPRCEPRDFSSPPPDISPIIKNAISLPQLNMDSPNGCLQRAMLPNSISSTDSSICTYGLQSGFVTLPRFSRLDRQLPDEDVHRRSMRDNHRKPLTRSDSLTSFTLDLGPSLMAEVLGLFDNHSSLQMASQAAGEEEEKKDAAADADEEEDDRSLTETYVSPVVSSTNSSVRSGSSRRNINSQEHSCSTSWTEEDGRSTAAPSRSPPMSPPTVEPAMESERFRRAADVLSRHYGGGSVARSFSKTSYTFSEEEEEIKV; encoded by the exons ATGAGTTTAGGAAAACTCCCTGGGATTAAAGGCCTCGTGTCCGGCTCTCAGGAGAGACGTCGCTTCAAGAGCGACCTCTCTGTGGACATGATCAGCCCGCCGCTGGGCGACTTCCGCCACACGATGCACGTCGGCCGCGGCGGGGACGTGTTTGGCGACACTTCGTTCCTTAGCAACTACGGAGGAGTCAAGGAACCGGGGAGCCCGGACTCGGCGAACAGCTCCAAGTCAACTGGCTTCTTCACGCGCACCTTCAGGCACATACGGAAGAATTCCGGGCCACGGTGTGAACCCCGGGACTTTTCATCGCCGCCGCCAGACATCTCGCCCATCATCAAGAATGCCATCTCCCTGCCTCAACTCAACATGGATTCTCCAAATGGTTGCCTGCAAAGAGCCATGCTCCCAAACTCCATCAGCTCAACAGATAGCTCCATCTGCACATATG gtcTCCAGTCTGGATTTGTCACTCTGCCGCGCTTCTCTCGCCTTGACAGACAGCTTCCAGACGAAGACGTCCACAGAAGATCGATGCGAGACaaccatagaaaacctttaaCCCGCTCCGACTCCCTCACCTCCTTCACCCTGGACCTCGGCCCCTCTCTGATGGCTGAGGTTCTGGGCTTGTTTGACAACCACAGCTCCCTTCAGATGGCCAGCCAGGCCGCAGGGGAAGAGGAAGAGAAGAaggatgctgctgctgatgctgatgaggaggaggatgacagGTCTCTAACAGAGACATATGTGAGCCCAGTTGTGAGTTCAACAAACTCCTCAGTGCGCAGCGGGTCATCGAGAAGGAACATAAACAGTCAGGAGCACTCCTGCAGCACCAGTTGGACAGAAGAGGACGGGAGGTCAACTGCTGCACCTTCCCGATCTCCTCCCATGTCTCCTCCCACGGTGGAACCCGCCATGGAGTCGGAGCGCTTCCGGAGGGCAGCTGATGTGCTGTCTCGACATTACGGTGGAGGCTCAGTCGCACGGAGTTTTTCTAAAACATCGTACACTTTCtcggaagaggaggaagaaatcAAAGTGTAG
- the LOC129171479 gene encoding galectin-1-like isoform X2, which translates to MNMKLEMSNVGLKVGDQLKIKGEILHDAERFQIDLGYDVEDLALHFNPRFHDDTDGAVVVCNSKTAGLWGDEKREMHNPLQRGTHVKIVLKLAGDMFEVELPDGHEIQFPNRVNLDVINYIRITGDFKLTCLKIG; encoded by the exons ATGAACATG AAACTTGAAATGAGCAATGTCGGTCTAAAAGTTGGGGATCAGCTGAAGATAAAAGGAGAGATTCTGCATGATGCTGAGCG ATTCCAGATTGACCTTGGCTATGATGTAGAGGACCTGGCTCTGCACTTTAATCCCCGTTTCCATGATGACACGGACGGAGCTGTCGTCGTGTGCAACTCAAAGACTGCCGGTTTGTGGGGGGATGAGAAAAGGGAAATGCACAACCCCCTGCAGAGAGGCACACATGTTAAG ATTGTGCTGAAGCTGGCTGGTGACATGTTTGAAGTGGAACTTCCTGATGGACATGAAATCCAGTTTCCCAACCGAGTCAACCTGGATGTCATCAACTACATCAGAATCACAGGAGACTTCAAACTCACTTGCTTAAAGATTGGCTAA
- the LOC129171479 gene encoding galectin-1-like isoform X1 encodes MSNIQGTDSLKYGFYQVQLHTFALQRRRGEETTGQLPASKMNMKLEMSNVGLKVGDQLKIKGEILHDAERFQIDLGYDVEDLALHFNPRFHDDTDGAVVVCNSKTAGLWGDEKREMHNPLQRGTHVKIVLKLAGDMFEVELPDGHEIQFPNRVNLDVINYIRITGDFKLTCLKIG; translated from the exons ATGTCCAACATTCAAGGAACAGACTCACTCAAATATGGATTTTACCAG GTGCAACTTCACACATTTGCGCTGCAGAGGCGAAGAGGCGAAGAGACAACTGGTCAGCTCCCAGCATCCAAAATGAACATG AAACTTGAAATGAGCAATGTCGGTCTAAAAGTTGGGGATCAGCTGAAGATAAAAGGAGAGATTCTGCATGATGCTGAGCG ATTCCAGATTGACCTTGGCTATGATGTAGAGGACCTGGCTCTGCACTTTAATCCCCGTTTCCATGATGACACGGACGGAGCTGTCGTCGTGTGCAACTCAAAGACTGCCGGTTTGTGGGGGGATGAGAAAAGGGAAATGCACAACCCCCTGCAGAGAGGCACACATGTTAAG ATTGTGCTGAAGCTGGCTGGTGACATGTTTGAAGTGGAACTTCCTGATGGACATGAAATCCAGTTTCCCAACCGAGTCAACCTGGATGTCATCAACTACATCAGAATCACAGGAGACTTCAAACTCACTTGCTTAAAGATTGGCTAA